In Leuconostoc kimchii IMSNU 11154, one genomic interval encodes:
- a CDS encoding ABC transporter ATP-binding protein produces MQIKNYSLRYPDRVLAENFDAEFSNQVINVITGANGAGKTTLLDFIAGVGPKAAKGDKVNVPMQAEIAYQLQHIHFFTTLSVAQTITMYRQLGNPTIETQNPTFQMIKEQVLDKIWHVEMGKLSGGERQMVLTYGQCLLEKKLYIFDEPTSGVDVDNTKIILKMIASLVQKRQKLVIMTSHNLEQLADLPVRLIKLG; encoded by the coding sequence ATGCAAATAAAAAATTATTCATTACGTTATCCTGACCGCGTACTCGCTGAGAATTTTGACGCTGAATTTTCTAATCAGGTCATTAATGTCATCACAGGTGCTAACGGTGCTGGTAAAACAACATTATTAGACTTTATTGCGGGTGTTGGTCCAAAAGCGGCCAAAGGTGATAAAGTCAATGTCCCAATGCAAGCTGAAATTGCCTATCAATTACAGCATATTCATTTTTTTACAACACTAAGTGTCGCCCAGACAATTACGATGTATCGACAACTTGGTAATCCCACAATTGAAACACAAAATCCAACGTTTCAAATGATTAAAGAGCAAGTACTAGATAAAATATGGCATGTTGAGATGGGTAAATTATCCGGCGGTGAGCGGCAGATGGTGTTGACATATGGACAATGCCTATTGGAGAAAAAGCTGTATATTTTTGATGAACCCACTAGTGGTGTTGATGTTGATAATACAAAAATCATTTTGAAAATGATTGCTTCTTTGGTACAAAAGCGTCAAAAATTAGTCATTATGACATCGCATAACTTAGAACAATTGGCTGATTTACCGGTGCGTTTGATTAAATTGGGGTGA
- the zwf gene encoding glucose-6-phosphate dehydrogenase: MASEIKTLVTFFGGTGDLAKRKLYPSVFNLYKKGYLQEHFAIVGTARQELTDEEFKQLVRESIADFTDDQEQAETFISHFSYRAHDVTDAASYGILKEAIEEAATKFDIDGNRIFYMSVAPRFFGTIAKYLKSENLLADTGYNRLMIEKPFGTSYTTAAELQSDLENAFKDDQLFRIDHYLGKEMVQNIAALRFGNPIFDAAWNKDYIKNVQVTLSEVLGVEERAGYYDTAGALLDMIQNHTMQIVGWLAMEKPESFNDKDIRAAKNAAFNALKIYDEAEVNKYFVRAQYGAGDSADFKPYLEELDVPADSKNNTFIAGELQFDLPRWEGVPFYVRSGKRLAAKQTRVDIVFKAGTFDFGTTQEAQESVLSILIDPKGGIEFKINSKSVEDAFNTRTIDLGWTISDEDKQNTPEPYERMIHDTMNGDGSNFADWNGVAIAWKFVDAISAVYADDKAPLETYKSGSMGPEASDKLLAGNGDAWVFKG; encoded by the coding sequence ATGGCTTCAGAAATCAAAACGTTGGTAACATTTTTCGGCGGTACTGGTGATTTAGCAAAACGTAAGCTTTATCCATCCGTTTTCAACCTTTATAAAAAAGGATACCTACAAGAACACTTTGCCATTGTTGGCACAGCACGTCAAGAGTTAACTGACGAAGAATTTAAGCAATTAGTTCGCGAATCAATCGCTGACTTCACAGACGACCAAGAACAAGCTGAAACATTCATCTCACATTTTTCATATCGTGCACATGATGTCACGGATGCCGCTTCATATGGTATTTTGAAAGAAGCCATTGAAGAAGCTGCTACAAAGTTTGACATTGATGGTAACCGTATTTTCTATATGTCGGTTGCTCCCCGTTTCTTTGGCACAATTGCAAAGTACCTCAAGTCAGAAAACTTACTAGCTGATACTGGCTATAATCGTTTGATGATTGAAAAGCCTTTTGGTACATCATACACGACAGCAGCAGAATTGCAAAGTGATTTGGAGAATGCTTTTAAAGACGATCAATTATTCCGTATTGACCACTACTTAGGCAAAGAAATGGTTCAAAACATCGCTGCTTTGCGTTTTGGCAATCCAATCTTTGATGCCGCTTGGAACAAAGACTACATTAAAAACGTACAAGTGACGTTGTCAGAAGTATTAGGCGTTGAAGAGCGTGCCGGTTATTATGATACAGCTGGCGCATTGCTTGATATGATTCAAAACCATACGATGCAAATTGTTGGTTGGTTAGCCATGGAAAAGCCAGAATCATTTAACGATAAAGACATCCGTGCTGCTAAAAACGCGGCTTTCAATGCATTGAAAATTTATGATGAAGCAGAAGTCAACAAGTACTTCGTTCGCGCACAATACGGTGCCGGCGATTCAGCTGACTTCAAGCCATACCTTGAAGAATTGGATGTTCCTGCTGATTCAAAGAATAATACCTTTATTGCTGGTGAATTACAGTTTGATTTGCCACGTTGGGAAGGTGTCCCATTCTATGTCCGTTCAGGTAAGCGTTTAGCTGCTAAGCAAACACGTGTCGATATTGTTTTCAAAGCTGGTACATTTGACTTTGGTACAACACAAGAAGCGCAAGAGTCTGTTTTGTCAATTTTGATCGATCCTAAGGGTGGTATAGAATTCAAGATTAACTCAAAGTCTGTTGAAGATGCTTTCAATACACGCACAATTGATCTTGGTTGGACAATTTCTGATGAAGATAAGCAAAACACACCAGAACCATACGAACGTATGATTCATGACACAATGAATGGCGATGGCTCAAACTTCGCTGACTGGAATGGTGTCGCAATTGCTTGGAAGTTCGTTGATGCAATTTCAGCTGTATATGCTGACGACAAGGCACCACTTGAAACTTACAAGTCAGGTTCAATGGGACCTGAAGCATCTGACAAGTTGTTAGCCGGTAACGGTGATGCTTGGGTGTTTAAAGGTTAA
- a CDS encoding MFS transporter — protein sequence MHSDLINKPRPLNEKWLLLGTLLSSTGNSMIWPVMTLYMTGALNQSFTTAGIVLMIGAALSMFGSYVGGKLFDHWRPYQAMVMTGVIIFLAVFSLIFWNHWPVFAILVWIANFGMGIEQTLVNSFATTLPGHKTRVIFNNMYIFLNIGVVLGTLAVGYLFDYGFSLLMVISTMIYFCLLLVIVTKFNVPVATTENVSSSVDQQINVSRDSLQKFRLTPVLTAIGALLFITYLSYMLWETVMAPHMKTLGMPTRNYADLWMINGVTIIVLQKFVSNWANKHPYHVSVILGSVIFASSFFFLIFVTEFWQIVLVFELLTIGEMLQSPQVPAWVAQITPKSVAGQAQGFVSMMISSGRVIGPIYSGIMMDHGWMKILFFSVFILMILITAVLSLTLARRVDKNTVA from the coding sequence ATGCACAGTGACTTAATCAACAAACCGCGACCGTTAAATGAAAAATGGTTACTTTTGGGGACCTTACTATCCAGTACCGGGAATTCAATGATCTGGCCGGTTATGACACTTTACATGACAGGCGCATTAAACCAAAGTTTCACAACAGCAGGTATTGTCCTCATGATTGGTGCCGCGCTAAGCATGTTTGGCTCTTATGTTGGCGGTAAATTATTTGATCACTGGCGTCCATATCAAGCAATGGTCATGACCGGTGTCATTATTTTTTTGGCGGTTTTTAGTTTAATTTTTTGGAATCATTGGCCGGTTTTTGCTATCTTAGTATGGATAGCTAATTTTGGTATGGGCATTGAGCAGACCTTGGTTAATTCGTTTGCAACAACGTTACCTGGTCACAAAACACGTGTGATATTTAATAACATGTATATTTTTTTAAATATTGGCGTCGTACTAGGTACTTTAGCAGTGGGCTATTTATTTGATTACGGTTTTAGTCTATTGATGGTCATTTCGACAATGATTTATTTCTGTTTACTGCTAGTGATTGTAACTAAGTTCAACGTGCCAGTTGCGACTACTGAAAACGTATCATCGTCGGTTGATCAACAAATTAATGTGTCGCGTGACAGTCTGCAAAAATTTAGATTAACACCCGTTCTGACTGCTATTGGCGCGTTACTGTTTATCACTTATCTCTCGTATATGCTATGGGAAACGGTTATGGCACCGCATATGAAAACTTTAGGCATGCCCACACGAAACTATGCTGATTTGTGGATGATTAACGGTGTGACAATTATTGTGTTGCAAAAATTTGTTTCTAATTGGGCTAATAAACACCCGTATCATGTGTCCGTTATTTTAGGTAGTGTCATATTTGCTTCGAGTTTTTTCTTTTTAATTTTTGTCACAGAATTTTGGCAAATTGTGCTGGTTTTTGAACTATTGACTATTGGTGAAATGTTGCAAAGTCCGCAAGTGCCCGCATGGGTTGCTCAAATTACCCCCAAGTCAGTTGCAGGACAGGCGCAAGGCTTTGTCTCAATGATGATCAGTTCAGGACGCGTGATCGGGCCCATTTATTCTGGTATCATGATGGATCATGGTTGGATGAAAATATTATTTTTTTCGGTGTTTATTTTAATGATACTCATTACTGCCGTATTGTCATTGACGTTGGCACGACGTGTTGACAAAAATACAGTAGCATAG
- a CDS encoding Na+/H+ antiporter NhaC family protein, with protein sequence MDNKLNTGTSVALVVATVMILAIGVIGFGLAPIAPILLVIGMIMVVARFRGISWKDSQTALIKGVESGLTPLFLFLLIGALIALWLAIGVIPTMIWVGFKVLTPAFFLPTAFITTSIIGTLIGSAFTTLSTVGVALMGVGTLMGINPAIVAGIVLSGAIFGDKNSPLSDSTNLASAISETDLFAHIKNLMWTTVPAWSLTFIVTIVMSLGHQTHADAARKITALLPLLQPTWWAIVPLVLLVATAWFKLPAIPALMINVLVSSVMFLTQHNLKAWADLLVNGFHTTSTNATLMSLLNRGGMSAMMGTIMMIMLALALGGLLSGLGILNRVMAPIVSHLQTQRSIILATLLTGIGANFLVGEQYLATILPGQLFKESFKKVKLSALALGRTIEDSGTVMNYLVPWGVAGGFAAQTLGVPVIEFAPFTLFALLSPVMSVLSAVTGVGLKQKEQ encoded by the coding sequence ATGGATAATAAGTTAAACACAGGAACTTCAGTGGCACTAGTTGTCGCGACAGTTATGATTTTGGCAATCGGAGTAATTGGTTTTGGGCTGGCACCCATTGCACCAATCTTGCTTGTCATTGGTATGATTATGGTGGTTGCGCGCTTTAGAGGCATTTCTTGGAAAGATAGTCAAACAGCGCTCATTAAAGGTGTTGAATCGGGATTGACGCCATTATTTTTATTCTTATTAATTGGTGCACTCATTGCCTTATGGTTGGCAATCGGAGTGATTCCAACAATGATTTGGGTTGGCTTTAAAGTATTAACACCTGCTTTTTTCTTGCCGACGGCTTTCATAACAACATCAATTATTGGCACACTAATCGGTAGCGCATTTACAACGCTATCGACAGTTGGTGTTGCGCTAATGGGCGTTGGCACATTGATGGGTATCAATCCAGCCATAGTTGCTGGGATTGTGTTGTCAGGGGCAATTTTTGGTGATAAGAATTCGCCATTATCAGATTCAACGAACTTAGCCAGTGCCATTTCCGAAACGGATTTATTTGCACATATCAAAAATCTGATGTGGACGACTGTACCAGCTTGGAGTTTAACGTTTATTGTGACGATTGTTATGAGTTTAGGGCATCAAACTCATGCAGATGCAGCACGTAAGATTACGGCGTTGCTACCTTTGCTACAACCGACATGGTGGGCAATTGTGCCACTTGTTTTATTAGTTGCAACGGCATGGTTTAAATTGCCTGCTATTCCTGCTCTGATGATCAACGTTCTAGTATCAAGTGTCATGTTTTTAACACAGCATAACTTGAAGGCTTGGGCTGACTTATTAGTGAACGGTTTTCATACGACAAGTACTAACGCAACGTTGATGTCATTGCTTAATCGTGGGGGGATGTCTGCCATGATGGGAACGATTATGATGATTATGTTGGCACTTGCCTTGGGCGGGTTGTTGAGCGGATTGGGTATTTTGAATCGTGTCATGGCACCCATTGTTAGCCATTTACAGACCCAACGTTCAATTATATTGGCAACATTATTGACGGGAATTGGCGCTAACTTCTTAGTTGGCGAACAATATTTAGCCACAATTTTACCAGGGCAATTGTTTAAAGAGAGCTTTAAAAAAGTTAAGCTATCAGCACTAGCTCTCGGTCGAACAATTGAAGACTCAGGGACAGTCATGAATTACTTGGTGCCATGGGGTGTGGCAGGTGGCTTTGCTGCACAAACATTAGGCGTGCCAGTGATTGAATTTGCACCATTTACATTATTTGCCCTATTGTCACCAGTCATGTCAGTATTGTCAGCTGTGACGGGTGTTGGGTTGAAGCAAAAAGAACAGTAA
- a CDS encoding restriction endonuclease codes for MVDLNYDNFGIIRKVTEQEANMPKNWLSFINSEKNLNYIEKFGVVAILKALQAYGGPTKAALVKEKASEYPFFTDQDREKKSSNGQSQLEFRLQWAMSNLKKAGLLYSPQWGVWALTQMGEDVDTNNFDVWDDVYSISTPIWQKNRLNNQKKKDEILASSNINAASLDADIIEETDDSELWRDQLLQRLTEMNPYKFEELIVNLMRKIGIKMDTTSKSGDSGIDGIGYLRTPELMTYKIVLQTKRFTKGAVTGPDISNFAGTISGHNADRGIFVTTSTYTNDAISRSRQGANLITLVDGDELVDLLFEHRMGISEKTVVVINEKMFPKD; via the coding sequence ATGGTTGATTTGAATTATGATAATTTTGGAATTATTCGAAAAGTAACAGAACAAGAAGCTAATATGCCTAAAAATTGGCTTAGCTTTATTAACTCAGAAAAAAATTTGAATTATATAGAGAAATTTGGCGTGGTCGCCATTTTAAAAGCATTACAGGCTTATGGCGGACCAACTAAGGCTGCTCTTGTCAAAGAAAAAGCTTCTGAATATCCTTTTTTCACCGATCAAGACAGAGAAAAAAAGTCTAGTAACGGTCAAAGTCAATTAGAATTTCGTCTACAATGGGCTATGTCTAACTTAAAAAAAGCAGGCCTACTTTATTCACCACAGTGGGGCGTATGGGCTCTTACACAGATGGGAGAAGATGTTGATACAAATAATTTTGATGTCTGGGACGATGTTTATTCTATATCAACGCCTATTTGGCAAAAAAATAGGCTCAATAATCAAAAAAAGAAAGATGAAATACTCGCATCTTCAAACATCAACGCTGCTAGTTTAGATGCAGATATTATCGAAGAAACAGATGATTCTGAATTATGGAGAGATCAATTATTACAACGACTAACTGAAATGAATCCATATAAATTCGAAGAACTAATTGTTAACCTCATGCGAAAAATAGGTATTAAAATGGACACTACTTCAAAATCCGGAGATAGTGGTATTGACGGCATAGGTTATTTAAGAACACCAGAGCTGATGACGTATAAAATTGTTTTACAAACTAAGCGATTTACTAAGGGGGCTGTAACAGGACCTGATATTAGTAACTTTGCTGGTACCATTAGTGGTCATAATGCTGACAGAGGCATATTTGTTACAACGTCGACTTATACAAATGATGCCATTAGCAGGTCTCGACAGGGAGCTAATTTAATTACACTGGTTGATGGTGATGAATTGGTAGATCTATTATTTGAACATAGAATGGGAATTAGTGAAAAAACAGTCGTTGTTATCAATGAAAAAATGTTTCCAAAAGACTAA
- a CDS encoding LytR/AlgR family response regulator transcription factor, which produces MPHKINTIILDDEPSAIENLESMLSFYDYINVVQTSSSFNHLWHYLQSHADQVDLLFLDILLHNENGLDIAKMINANYPNIKIIFSTSEASYALDAYETSPIDYITKPINAVRLQKALTKIRQTDKHHILKSNDVKIGIKNKNMIEMINIDSIKSIKKELRHVKLLLTDDSKITTTETINALFLKLKPYGFVMVTRSIIIPIHDITAIDYNSSTQRYSIRLRSKLQLQPISQAKIKDIKSDLAAFDWII; this is translated from the coding sequence ATGCCACATAAAATAAATACAATCATTTTAGATGACGAACCCTCAGCAATTGAAAATTTAGAATCAATGTTATCATTTTATGACTACATCAATGTCGTACAAACGTCGTCTTCATTCAACCATCTTTGGCATTACTTGCAATCACATGCTGATCAAGTAGATTTGTTATTTTTAGACATTCTGCTCCATAATGAAAATGGTTTAGACATTGCAAAAATGATTAATGCAAACTACCCCAACATTAAAATTATATTCTCCACCTCTGAAGCCTCTTATGCGCTTGATGCCTACGAAACTTCACCTATTGACTATATTACCAAACCAATCAACGCTGTCAGATTACAAAAGGCGCTAACAAAAATACGACAGACTGATAAACATCATATTCTGAAAAGTAACGATGTTAAAATTGGTATTAAAAATAAAAATATGATCGAAATGATTAATATTGATAGCATCAAATCAATCAAAAAAGAATTACGTCACGTTAAACTGCTTTTAACTGACGATTCAAAAATAACAACAACAGAAACAATCAATGCCTTGTTTCTTAAATTAAAACCTTATGGTTTTGTTATGGTGACACGTTCGATCATTATTCCTATCCATGATATTACTGCTATTGATTACAATTCATCAACACAACGTTACAGCATCCGGCTGCGTTCAAAATTACAATTACAACCTATTTCGCAAGCAAAAATCAAAGATATAAAGTCTGATTTAGCTGCTTTTGATTGGATTATTTAA
- a CDS encoding sensor histidine kinase: protein MNKALIFIIGSLTIFYIFSGDLKKLITAWPLTILQSVIILILAIVMMSIAFLFLQHERQIQLLKETSVKQQAHDLQSYLNTLKASRHEYNAHLNTIHQLLKSNQIQQLNDYMDDLIKDNDYLSNLSGLKFPEISALLYRYELLAKKKQIAFTIYFDNNLSKLPLSLYDLNQLLGNLITNAFEASEAYQKQKPQVELSFAQSQQQVTISIKNSGKIKHAIKTNMIKPGISSKFKNADQHGFGLYIITQIVDKYFGELIITETSNSYVEIAISIPLS, encoded by the coding sequence ATGAATAAAGCGCTCATATTCATTATTGGCAGCTTAACGATTTTCTATATTTTCAGTGGTGATCTCAAGAAGTTAATCACCGCTTGGCCACTGACAATCTTACAATCGGTCATCATACTCATTCTTGCCATCGTAATGATGAGTATTGCTTTTCTTTTTTTGCAACACGAACGTCAAATCCAATTATTAAAGGAAACAAGCGTTAAACAGCAAGCCCACGATCTACAATCATACTTGAACACACTGAAAGCTAGTCGACACGAATACAATGCTCATCTCAATACAATTCATCAATTGCTGAAGAGTAACCAGATACAGCAACTAAACGACTACATGGACGACTTAATCAAGGATAACGATTACCTTTCAAATTTGTCTGGACTCAAATTTCCAGAAATTAGCGCGTTGTTATACCGTTACGAATTACTAGCTAAAAAAAAGCAAATAGCTTTTACCATCTACTTTGATAATAATTTATCTAAACTACCCTTGTCCCTATATGATTTAAATCAATTACTGGGTAATTTAATTACTAACGCATTTGAAGCCAGTGAAGCATATCAAAAGCAAAAGCCACAAGTAGAATTATCTTTTGCGCAATCTCAGCAACAGGTTACTATTTCAATTAAAAATTCCGGAAAAATAAAACACGCGATCAAAACAAATATGATAAAACCAGGTATTAGTTCGAAATTTAAAAACGCAGATCAACATGGGTTCGGTTTGTATATTATTACGCAAATTGTTGATAAATATTTTGGCGAGTTAATTATTACAGAAACAAGTAACAGCTATGTCGAGATTGCTATTTCAATACCATTATCATAA
- a CDS encoding ABC transporter ATP-binding protein: MTNNILEVNNLSKSFQGNRILKDVSLTVHEGDIYGLLGKNGAGKSTTMKAILKLIKLDSGTIKLFDQYNIADTNAYLSDIGSLIEAPSFYPNLTAIENLKILQRLADVPQSNIEKVLTIVDLQNVPKKKLVKNYSLGMKQRLGIALALLKFPKLIILDEPTNGLDPKGVREIRELIASLPEKYGTTVLISSHILSEIEKIANRVAIINNGQIKYEGSLAELEKTSRLVIKTDNNSAAVRLLEQHQYLINKQNEDGFELNNIDRATIIQLNQLLVTHDIGVHELHVVKNSLEDMFLTMTEGAQ; this comes from the coding sequence ATGACTAATAATATATTAGAAGTGAACAATTTATCCAAAAGTTTTCAAGGTAATCGTATACTGAAAGACGTATCTTTGACTGTGCACGAAGGCGATATTTATGGTTTATTAGGTAAAAATGGCGCTGGGAAGTCTACAACGATGAAAGCTATTTTAAAGTTAATTAAACTTGATAGTGGCACCATCAAGTTATTCGATCAATATAATATAGCAGACACAAACGCGTATTTATCCGATATTGGTTCTTTGATTGAAGCCCCATCGTTTTATCCTAATTTGACTGCGATTGAAAATTTGAAGATCTTACAACGTTTAGCAGATGTCCCGCAGAGTAACATTGAAAAGGTGTTAACAATTGTTGATTTGCAGAATGTCCCCAAAAAGAAATTGGTTAAAAATTATTCTCTGGGTATGAAACAGCGCCTAGGTATAGCATTAGCCTTGTTGAAATTCCCAAAATTAATTATTTTAGATGAACCTACAAATGGTTTAGACCCTAAAGGGGTAAGAGAGATTCGAGAACTAATCGCATCACTCCCTGAAAAATATGGGACAACAGTTTTAATTTCTAGTCATATTTTGTCTGAAATTGAGAAAATAGCTAATCGGGTTGCGATTATCAATAATGGGCAGATAAAATATGAAGGTAGTTTAGCAGAACTGGAGAAAACCAGTCGATTAGTGATTAAGACGGACAATAATAGCGCAGCGGTTCGTTTGTTAGAACAACATCAGTACTTGATTAATAAACAAAATGAAGATGGTTTTGAACTAAACAATATTGACCGTGCGACGATTATTCAACTAAATCAATTGTTGGTAACGCATGATATTGGTGTCCACGAGTTGCATGTTGTCAAAAATTCATTAGAAGATATGTTTCTAACGATGACGGAAGGTGCGCAATGA
- a CDS encoding ABC transporter permease, with amino-acid sequence MIKNIFIEVAKNRRRPFWIGLILIMIVEVFWFYVSMIRTQSLPHKTFILDQNYLLLMLMTVNGFFAPLFISILASRIVAIDFDNDMPSVLRVNNQNHRQLYTAKLCFGSLIVLMYWLIQVMTVKYVSQNMHIVFTGHLFIITMVCLLTGLVGTLAFQMSVSFIVERQVVGILLGLAGSFIAMMTSGMLPQTMMRFIPMLYVSLLNPLVLQAKTIVINPSILINLFIVFFVGLVVVLFTEWYTNKTLEV; translated from the coding sequence ATGATAAAAAATATTTTTATTGAAGTGGCTAAAAATAGACGGCGTCCATTTTGGATTGGACTGATTTTGATTATGATTGTTGAGGTGTTTTGGTTTTATGTTAGCATGATTCGAACACAATCTTTACCTCATAAAACATTTATTTTGGATCAAAATTATTTGTTATTAATGTTAATGACGGTCAATGGTTTCTTTGCGCCATTATTTATCAGTATATTAGCATCGCGTATTGTGGCAATTGATTTTGATAATGACATGCCAAGTGTTTTGCGTGTTAATAACCAAAATCATCGACAACTATATACAGCGAAATTATGCTTTGGTAGCTTAATCGTTCTAATGTACTGGCTAATACAGGTGATGACAGTAAAATACGTTAGTCAAAATATGCATATTGTTTTTACGGGGCACCTTTTTATCATAACCATGGTTTGTTTGTTAACGGGTTTAGTCGGTACACTAGCGTTTCAAATGTCGGTATCATTTATCGTTGAGCGCCAAGTGGTGGGTATATTATTAGGACTAGCAGGCAGTTTTATTGCAATGATGACCTCTGGTATGTTGCCGCAAACTATGATGCGTTTTATACCTATGTTGTACGTGTCATTATTAAATCCTTTAGTGTTGCAAGCAAAAACAATTGTAATCAATCCATCTATATTAATCAATTTGTTTATCGTGTTTTTTGTTGGTTTAGTCGTAGTTCTTTTCACAGAATGGTATACAAATAAGACATTGGAGGTATGA
- a CDS encoding ABC transporter permease, with translation MQNVMSLMYAEHLKNKRSMSMAILLVGSFLGLLLGTFLYIANKQIFIHSHTQWLALWGESNLFASQIFIPMFLGIIVANNIKNEVDNNNLFRMIVSPMKVTHLVMAKWLYVAFISLINQVVGFLIFVIMGYLLHLPESVSMSQFVSWAILGWFGSLGVIAIQLWIALKVKNFTASLLVNFGIIIFGLIISIINSTVGDFYPYNQIMIGLHAKSLVSFDHVQIVVFLLVAFLSTIVGLIGASGAVKRMLQ, from the coding sequence GTGCAAAATGTAATGAGTTTGATGTATGCCGAACATTTAAAGAATAAAAGATCTATGAGCATGGCGATTCTGCTGGTTGGTTCATTTCTAGGTTTGCTGTTGGGAACATTTTTATATATTGCTAATAAACAAATTTTTATTCATAGTCATACGCAGTGGTTGGCATTGTGGGGAGAGAGTAACTTATTTGCTTCTCAAATATTTATTCCTATGTTTTTGGGTATTATTGTCGCAAATAATATTAAAAATGAAGTAGATAACAATAATTTATTTAGAATGATCGTATCGCCAATGAAAGTAACACATCTTGTCATGGCAAAATGGTTGTATGTTGCTTTTATAAGCTTAATTAATCAGGTTGTTGGTTTCCTAATATTTGTGATCATGGGTTATTTATTACATTTACCAGAATCTGTTAGCATGAGTCAATTTGTGAGTTGGGCTATTTTAGGGTGGTTTGGTAGTTTGGGTGTGATTGCGATTCAGCTTTGGATTGCATTGAAAGTTAAAAATTTCACGGCTAGTTTATTAGTTAACTTTGGTATCATCATTTTTGGTTTGATTATCTCAATTATTAATAGCACGGTAGGTGACTTTTATCCGTACAATCAAATCATGATCGGACTGCATGCTAAGTCATTGGTTAGTTTTGATCATGTTCAAATTGTTGTATTTTTGTTAGTTGCTTTTTTAAGTACGATTGTTGGTTTAATTGGTGCGAGTGGGGCTGTTAAAAGGATGCTACAGTGA